A genomic region of Kineococcus rhizosphaerae contains the following coding sequences:
- a CDS encoding NAD+ synthase encodes MPQLRVAMAQIDTTVGDLDGNVAAIREWTRRAAGDGAHLVLFPETAVTGYPVEDLALRRSFVAASQQAVGRLAAEIADDGFGDVTVVVGYVDQHEGSGRPQNCAAVLQGGRVVGRYAKHHLPNYGVFDEYRIFTPGDDLLVARVRGVDVAIAICEDLWQDGGPVQMADDAGAGLLAVINGSPYERNKDDVRLELVARRAAEAGCPIAYVNAVGGQDELVFDGDSLVVAQDGTVLNRGPQFREALVVTDLDLPEASRAPGWEEHISRVTVSEELVPAYEPRTPELHEPLPDVADVHAAIVLGLRDYVRKNGFRSVVIAVSGGIDSALVASLACDAIGAENVVGISLPSGYSSQHSRDDAEDLARRCGFEYRQYAIAPMVDAFLATVPLKGVAEENLQARVRGTTIMGLANQEGHLTLATSNKSELAVGYSTLYGDSVGGYAPLKDVPKTLVWELSRWRNADAAARGEQPPIPENTIDKPPSAELRPDQTDQDSLPPYDVLDAILEDYVEGDQGRADMLAAGFDGALVDSIVTLVDRAEWKRRQFAPGPKISFKAFGRDRRLPITNRWREREAQQELGAN; translated from the coding sequence ATGCCCCAGCTGCGCGTGGCCATGGCCCAGATCGACACGACCGTCGGCGACCTCGACGGCAACGTCGCGGCGATCCGGGAGTGGACGAGGAGGGCCGCGGGCGACGGGGCGCACCTGGTGCTGTTCCCGGAGACGGCGGTGACGGGGTACCCGGTGGAGGACCTGGCCCTGCGGCGCAGCTTCGTCGCCGCCTCGCAGCAGGCGGTGGGGCGGCTGGCGGCGGAGATCGCCGACGACGGCTTCGGGGACGTGACGGTCGTCGTGGGCTACGTCGACCAGCACGAGGGCTCCGGCCGGCCGCAGAACTGCGCGGCGGTCCTGCAGGGCGGGCGGGTCGTGGGGCGCTACGCCAAGCACCACCTGCCGAACTACGGGGTGTTCGACGAGTACCGCATCTTCACCCCGGGCGACGACCTCCTGGTGGCGCGGGTGCGGGGCGTGGACGTGGCGATCGCGATCTGCGAGGACCTGTGGCAGGACGGCGGGCCGGTGCAGATGGCCGACGACGCCGGCGCCGGGCTGCTCGCCGTCATCAACGGCTCGCCGTACGAGCGCAACAAGGACGACGTCCGCCTCGAGCTGGTCGCGCGCCGGGCCGCGGAGGCGGGGTGCCCCATCGCGTACGTCAACGCGGTCGGTGGCCAGGACGAGCTCGTCTTCGACGGCGACTCCCTCGTCGTCGCCCAGGACGGCACGGTGCTCAACCGCGGGCCGCAGTTCCGCGAGGCCCTGGTCGTCACCGACCTGGACCTGCCCGAGGCGTCCCGGGCGCCGGGGTGGGAGGAGCACATCTCCCGCGTCACGGTCAGCGAGGAGCTCGTCCCCGCCTACGAGCCCCGCACCCCCGAGCTGCACGAACCGCTGCCCGACGTGGCCGACGTGCACGCCGCGATCGTGCTGGGCCTGCGGGACTACGTGCGCAAGAACGGGTTCCGCTCGGTGGTCATCGCCGTCTCGGGCGGCATCGACTCCGCGCTGGTGGCGAGCCTGGCGTGCGACGCGATCGGCGCGGAGAACGTCGTGGGGATCTCGCTGCCGTCGGGGTACTCCAGCCAGCACTCCCGCGACGACGCCGAGGACCTCGCGCGGCGCTGCGGCTTCGAGTACCGCCAGTACGCCATCGCGCCGATGGTCGACGCGTTCCTGGCGACCGTCCCGCTGAAGGGCGTGGCGGAGGAGAACCTGCAGGCGCGCGTGCGCGGGACGACGATCATGGGCCTGGCCAACCAGGAGGGCCACCTCACGCTGGCGACGAGCAACAAGAGCGAGCTCGCGGTCGGGTACTCGACGCTGTACGGCGACTCGGTCGGCGGCTACGCACCGCTGAAGGACGTCCCGAAGACGCTGGTGTGGGAACTGTCGCGCTGGCGCAACGCCGACGCGGCGGCCCGCGGCGAGCAGCCGCCGATCCCGGAGAACACGATCGACAAGCCGCCGTCGGCCGAGCTGCGCCCGGACCAGACCGACCAGGACTCGCTGCCGCCGTACGACGTGCTCGACGCGATCCTGGAGGACTACGTCGAGGGCGACCAGGGCCGCGCGGACATGCTGGCGGCGGGTTTCGACGGGGCGCTGGTGGACTCGATCGTCACGCTCGTCGACCGCGCCGAGTGGAAGCGCCGGCAGTTCGCGCCGGGTCCGAAGATCTCGTTCAAGGCGTTCGGCCGCGACCGGCGGCTGCCCATCACGAACCGCTGGCGCGAACGCGAGGCCCAGCAGGAGCTGGGGGCGAACTGA